The nucleotide sequence GATCACGTCGATTGTTTTTGAAGATTCCTGCCAGTGTCCCGCGCAAAACATTTTCATATTGATCATTCCTTTAGGGAAAGTGGTAGCCAGGTAATGCATTACAAATCAATTTCAGAATAGACGTGCTGATAGAATCTGACAACCCAGACAGGCTGCGGATTTCATCTCTGAAGTAACGAAAATTACATAAGTAGTATACCTTTATGGCTTTAAGTCTGCGGGGGCCGGGCAGAGATTGATCTTGGCAGAAATACACGAATCTGTTAGAAAACGTCTGCTCCTCAGGAGGCAATTCTGTCTCCCCATTCATTTCTCTCAATCAACTGCTGTGGCGGACACATCTCGGCAGTGAATTTCCTTCGACAAATTTTCCTTCTATCAGGTGGATATGATCATGGCCAACCTTCGATGTGTGGCGCCGTGGATAGTATGTAGTATCGTGATACTGCTTGCAGGCTCAGGTTGTGAAACGTTGCCAGAGTGGGATTCTGAATCGATGCCCACAACTCATACGGCTGAAAAACGGGTCAGCCGGGCGGAAGAATATCGTACGCGGTTTCAAACCAAGCGAGATCCTGAAGCATTGAACTGGATTCTCAAGAATCGTCTGCACTCTGGAATGTCACGGAACAGTGTCGAAAAAGAGATTGGCGAAGAAGGAGAATTCCAGGAAGCTTCCAAGTGGCTCAAAGCCACTGGGGGAACATTTCGCACGTCCGACGACGCATATCGTTGGGGGCCTGACGAAAGTGGTCGCAGCGTCTACCTGATCTTCCGCGATGATGTACTGGTCAATTTCGATCCCAAAGACTTTGATCTGGATTAAAGTGTTATCAGACTTGGAATGGCACGTTAATCGAAATGGTCCGCACGCTTGATGGCGTACGCGCCTGACATTGACCATCTGTCAATACAGGATTGATGGACCACCAGACTGTGACCAGTTTTACCGAAGCGGCTCCAAAGCCATTGGGAACGAGCAGATTCGATTGAGGGCGTTATGATCAGATGGAATACGCGCTAGTCATGCTGGTTACTGAATCTGTACCAGGTCTTTTTCTTTTTCGCGATTCAGTCTCAACTGTCCACAGGCCGCATCGATATCATCCCCTTTGCGTTTTCGGACCGTCACATTGACACCCCCTTTCGCGAGAGTCATGAAGAAGCGATCAACGTCCTCGGTGGTGGGAGTCTTGTATCCTGTTTCTTCGACCCCATTGGCGGGGATCAGATTCACGTGGGCGTTGCGGTGCTTCAGCAGGCAGGCCAGTTCATGTGCATGGGCGGGACTGTCGTTGACCCCTGCCAGCAGGATATATTCAAATGTGACACGTCTGCCGGTCGTCACATAATAATAGTCGGTGGCATCAAGAATTTTTTGAATACCGATTTTGTTGTTTGTGGGAACGATCTGATCACGAAGTGTGTCGTTCGGTGCGTGTAACGAAACGGCGAGGATGTAGGACTTGTTGACGTCTGCCAGTTCGCGGATTTTAACAGGCAACCCGACCGTGGAGACAGTGATTTTACGGGCTCCGATGCCCATGCCGCCTTTATGATTCAACGTATCCAGCGCGGGGATCAAGGCCGACAGGTTCGCCAGCGGTTCACCAATTCCCATGACCACGATATTTGAGATGCGTTCTTCTTCCCCGATGATTCGATCCAGGCGTAAAATCTGTTCCAGGATTTCCCCCATCGTCAGATTTCGGGTTAATCCCAGCAAACCACTGGCACAGAAGACACATCCCATGGCACAGCCGACCTGAGTGCTGATACAGACGGTGTTTCTTTTGGGTTCCCGCATCAATACACATTCGACATGATGTCCGTCATGCAGTGCGAGCAGCAGTTTTTCCGTGCGATCTTTCGATGTCTGATGCTTGACGATGCGGGTTGAAAAGAGTCGAAAATTCTCCTTGAGAAGATCTCGGAATTTCTTGGAGATATCGTGCATGGCGTCAAAGTCATTGACACGCTTGGTGAAAATCCAGCGCCGGATCTGATCTGCTCGATACGAGGAAGATTCGTGTTCGATGCACCACTGTGCAAGCTGATCCCGGGTCAGATCAGTAATCAATGGGAGCAGAGCGACTTCGGAGGCAGAAGTCTGTGGAATCTCATTTTCAGAAGGCAGCATTAGAAAGCTCAGGCACGTGGGGTTCGCAGTCAATCCAAAGCGCGGCGAACAGGTTTTGCAATATATTGCGATTTCGAAAAATGCCCGAAATCTTGTTCAGGCTCACGGATCTCTGTGCGTATCATACCGGAGGCCAGACCAGATGACTACTATTTCTGTGTGTACTTTTCTAATTCCCGTCCAGCAGATGCACTCAGTTCGACTTATTTACGGTACATTCGTCTCTTCAGGAGGGGCGGGGAAGCTGACCACGGTCCCTTTGTTCTTCTTTTGCACTGCAGGTACTTCATCGGCTTCGAGATCAAAGGAGAGGGCAGGGATCGGAGGAGGAGAACTCGGGATCGCAGGCAAATCCGGAGTAGAAAGGTCGGGGACTGCCAGTGTTGGCAGTTTCGGGGCGGATTGTGCCTGTAGCTGCTGTTGCTCAGGTTTGAGTTGCGGCTGAGGAAGGGATTGTGACATCTGTGGTGCTTCTGCAGGACTATTCAGGGGCTGTCGCACGATTCGTCGGCCATCATCTTCAATCGCATTCCTGTTAAACGCGATTGTCTGTCCCTGAATCTCTGCTCCCACGACACGATAGTGTTGCCCGGTGGGCGCTTTCAGTGCGGTCAGCAGATTGCCCGAGTCCGGCTGATTACGATCCTGTGGAGCCGAAGACAGCTTCAATTCCAGGCTGGAGCCATCCGGATATTTTAAACGCAGCCTGGGTTGCGAGTAGGCAACATTCATCGTTCCGAATGGGTTTCCAAACTCAGCAACGCGTTCAAAACGTGCCTGAACTTCATTATTCCCGGCGGCCAGCCTGGGACGGGTATAGGTTTTATTTGCCATGATTAATTCTGCATTTGACATATGCAAATGCCAGTTGCCAGTTGAGGCAATGACAAGATCATCTGCCCCGAAATGCAGTTGAGGATAAACATAGAGCGAAGATGCGATTTGCGACGCTGCCACCGGTGGCATTCTTTCAGCCCCCAGAAACATGGCGCATTGAATCAATGTCGGTACAGGTACAGCCTGGACGATTTTAGGCTGATTCAACTGTGCCATCATTTTCGTTTTGTCATTCGTGGCATAATAGAGTGAGAGTAACGCAACCGAACTCTGGTTTGTTTCCAGGTCGACATCCAGGTTCCGCAGAATTGCCTCTTCTGCTTCGTCATGTTGTTGATACTTTTGCAGGATGCGAGAGCAGAGCAGGTTCGCTTCCCAGACATCGCTGGAGTAGGTCTGGGATTTGAGCGCCATTTTTGCTGCGTCTGGTTGTCCCAGGTAATCGCGGATGCCCGCGAGATTCGCCGTTCCGGATGCCAGCATGTCATCACGGCGAAAGTATCCATCGCCGAGGTTTGCCAGTTCGGTATAAGTATGAGAGGCAGCAAAGAGCTGACCCTGGGCCTGTTGTGTGCGCGCCACATAATACCAGTACGGTGGGTAATGGCTCATAAAGCGTTCCAGGCGCTTGAGAATTCGCAACCGTACACGCGGGTTCTGTTCCTGCATCGCCTGGTCGAGCGTCTCAAGGTCATCATCACGAATTAACCAGTCATCGGGAATCTGTTTTTCCTGAGCCAGTTTCCAGAACGTATCCAGAAACAGGGTAGAACGGGAAATGACTGCTTCCATTCGTTCTTTGTCTACTTTCCAGACATCCAGATCTTTCTGGGCTTCGACATTTCGATAGTCCCACCAGCTGTTGGCTCCGTTTCGGATTGCACTGCCGAATTGCAGCGTTAACACATCTGTGGTTAAAGCGAGTGCATTGGTGGCGACTTTCTGGCGCGCCTGGTACTTGTGCTTATTCTTAAAGTATTCGCGTTCCTTTTCCGCGATCTCTACCTGACCGATTTCGTCCAGAACCGCAGAGTAAAGTTTGACGACTTTTTCGTCTCCGATGCCGTTCAGATTCAAATTGTTGAGAATCTTTTCCCGCTCTTCAAACATGACCTCTTTGGTGCCCGATTTCTTAATGCGGTAGAAAGAAGCGCGGCAGTAATTGAGGGCAATCGCTGTCTTACCCGCTGTGGGGTCAGGTTCTTTTCGGGCTTCCTGGGCATGTAATAGATCCAGAGCAGGGCCACAGAGCATCAGGGCCACCAGCAATCGAATTGTTGCACTTCGAAATCGAGTCGGCATGTGATCTCCTTAACTGCCGATCAGTATCAGTATTCTGGCAGGAGTTTGGATAATAACGTGGATGCTTTGCACATCGATGCAGGAAATTAATTTCATCTCCTTAAATCTACACGATGAATCTCGTCCCGGTGGAAATTCCCTGCCTTTCTTAATGATTTTTCGAGTGGTGCAACGTCTGATTGTCCGGTTGTGTAAAATAGGTTGAGTCTGGTGCCTGTTTTGAAAGCAGGCAATCTCTGGCTGTCACGAGCCATAAAAAAATCCCACAGATTTCGGGATGAAACCTGCGGGATAAAGTATGAGTATTGGTTCGTTTTTTCGGTTCAGGCCGCTTTTGAGATCTGCGGTGTATCGGAATACAGCGTGGGGAATTGCGGGGAAGAGAGCCGTCCCAGACTTTGAGCGATTCCACGGACGACTGTTTCCTGTTGGACTTCCGTCAATTCCGAGAAAATCGGCAGAGCCAGGCATTCACTGGTGACCAGTTCGGTCTGAGGCAGGTCGCCCGGTTTGCAGCCCAGATATTCAAAACACTGCTGTAAATGAAGCGGACGAGGGTAATAGATTGCACAACCGATCTGCTTTTCGCGCAGATCCTGAAGTACCTTATCCCGCTGGCCCCCTTTTACGCGAACACTGTACTGGTTGTAAACGTGGCGTCGATCTGGAAGAACCGTGGGGGGTTCTACACAGTCCAGCAACTGATAATGCCGAAACAGGGCATTGTATCGTCTTGCGTTTTCCTGACGCTCTGTCGTCCATTTATCGAGGTGACGCAGTTTAACTCTCAGTACTGCTGCCTGCAATGCATCCAGCCGACTGTTGATTCCGACTTCGGCATGCTGGTAGCCACCCAGATCGCCATGAACTCTCAAGCGTCGTATGCGTGTTGCCAGATCCGGATCGTCTGTTGTTACCAGTCCACCATCGCCAGCCCCACCCAGATTCTTTGTGGGAAAGAAGCTGAAGCAACCAACGGTGCCAAGGACACCGGCACGGCGTCCCCGATATTCTGCACCAATGGCTTGTGCCGCGTCTTCAATGACAGGAATTCCATTACGAACGGCATTTCTCCAGATGGGTTCCATATCGGCACATTGTCCGAAAATATGGACTGGCATGATGGCTTTCGTCCGATCCGTGATTTTACTTTCAATGGATTCAGGGCAGAGATTGAAGCTGACCGGATCAATGTCCGCAAACACAGGCGTTGCACCAACGCGTGCGATACAACTGCCCGTGGCAAAGAATGTAAAGGGGCTGGTAATCACCTCATCACCAGGGCCGATTTCCAATGCCATCAGAGCCAGAAGTAAGGCATCGGTACCAGAGGCAACCCCGATCGCATTTCGGGAGTCACAATATTCAGCAATATCGCACTCAAACTCAGCAACTTCGTCACCCAGCACGAAGGCCTGATCATCGAATACTTTCAGGACTGCTTCCTGAACCTCCGATTTGATTCTCTGGTATTGTGCGACAAGGTTGATGAAAGGGACAGGGGTGGGGGTGTTGTTTGTCATTCAGCGACTCCATTCGCTATGGGAATCCGGGAGTTCCGTGCTCAAAAACCGGTCAAACTGGTAGTTTTGAGAGATTTGGTACACCAAATTATCAGGTTAGACATTGAGAGATCGATACTCTTGAGGGGATTTCCATCCTGGAATTCTCAATAGTAAATCGATATTTCGTCGGTAGATTATGTTGAGAACCCGTTTGTGTCAATATGTGTCGAACTGAAAACTGGATCGGGTGATCCGGGGGCATTTGGGGGGGCGGAAAAGGGGCTGAAGCAGCGAATTCGGCAATCAACCAATGATTGCTCCGGGGATTGCCGATAGTAGTAGCATACTCAAGATTCAGGGGAAAATTGCAGTCTTGACACGTGTTTTTGCGAGATCTACGATGAATCGAGAGTTCGAGGTTGAAACGACATTCCCAAATCGACTATATAACACTAAATACCTCTCTTACTGAACGATTAAAAACCTGTTTCAGCAAGACTGGTAGTTTTTTGATAGCAGAAGCCTATAATCTCTGAGAAGGCTTCGAGCAGTTTTTTGCCTAATCATTCAGAGCAAAGTCCAGAAAGGAAAACTCATGGCACACGTGGTTACAGAGGCTTGCTTCAATTGCAAATATACAGATTGTGTCGTGGTTTGCCCCGTAGAGTGTTTCTACGAAGGGGAATCAATGGTATACATCAATCCCGATGAGTGCATCGATTGTGAAGCCTGCGTGCCTGAATGCCCGGTTGAGGCGATTTTTCATGAGGACAATGTTCCAGAAAAATGGCAGGAATATACTCAGATCAATGCGGATAAATCACAGGAACTCCCTGTGATCACTGAAAAGAAAGAGCCTCTGGCTGATTCGTGATTCGGCTGGATTGTTCAAAATAATAAAACTCCCCATTACTGGTTCAGTAATGGGGAGTTTTTGATTAATTGATGACATTGAGTCGCTGTCCCAGTTCGCGTAAGACTTCAATATCGCTTTCGGGTCGGGTCGGACTGTTTGGGTGGGTTTTGTTCGTTTTGATCCAACCCCGCAGATGCAGAAACTGTGCTGCTGAGTGTTTATAAGCGGGGGAAGGACTACGGAAGGTGAAGTAGCCCAGGTATTGCAGTTGATCGTTCAATTCATAAAAGGCGGGATCACCGGCTTCCCAGAACGCATCTCGTCTGGCGAACAGATCCGGGGCAAAGGTACTCAGGCCCAGCAGGTAATCGCTGCCATACTGGATCATATCAATGCCAAAGTCATTGCCCGTAAAGACCTTGAAATCGGGACGTTTCGCGTCGCGTAGCTGCAGGCGTTCCCATTCCGGTTCTCGATGAAAAGAGGAATGCTTGGCACCGATACATTGCGGAATTTCCATGAGTGCTTCGTAGGTATCCAGATCATAAACTGAACCGAAAGGGGCCAGGTCGCGTGTCAACTCAAAGCCGATAAAACGGTCGGTGTTCGCGGCAATGGTCTGGTAAGCGGCGACGATCTGATCGGGAGACTGTTCTACCAGACCAAACGACTGAAAGATCACAGGAATCCCGCCGTGCGACTGGATCAAGTCAATTTTTCTCTGATAACCGGCGGCATCAAAGCTTGCTCCGGGCTGATCGGCGACAAAGGCTCCCGCGACAAAAGGACCGCCGTTCAGGGTCTGTTGCGTCACTTTCAAGACTTCGATAAAGGTCGGTTCCTCAATCAGATTGACATAACCTGTATCCATATTCACAGCGGGTGTGATCCCGACATCGGCAGTGCGGGAAATATGTGCGGAGAGTGAATCGCGGTCGATTTCCCCTGATTCCAGATAGGGGAGCAGTACAGCAGAAATCCCGGTGATTTTCCTCTTCGGTTTGATCATGCTGACGGGGTCATAGACTACGGGAGGGGCTGCTTCTGGCATTTGGTTGATCCTTGCTATATATTGAACGGGTTGTATTCGGTCGGTCATCTATAGACTGTCAGGATACCAAATTGGCGCTCAATCGTGGAGGCAATCATGAGATTTCGGCACAGAGATTCTTTTGCTTTACTGTTCATCCTTTGTTTTACGGTTTTGTCCAGCAATACCCTGGTTGCCGCTGAAAAACAAAAACCGAACGTCCTGTTTTTATTTACGGATGATCAACGGGCGGACACGATTCATGCCTTGGGTAATCCACTGATCAAGACGCCCCATCTGGATCAACTCGTGCAGAGTGGCTTTGTCTTCAACAATGCGTATTGTCTGGGCAGTAATTCCGGCGCTGTTTGTGTCTGCAGTCGAAATATGCTGCTCAGTGGGCGAACTTACTTTCGCTGGACGGGTCGCTACGCTTCTGCTGAAAAGCCGAATTTTCCCGATTCCATGAAAGCGGCCGGGTACTACACCTATCATCACGGTAAAAAAGGAAATACGGCGGCGGAAATTCATAAACGGTTTGATCAGTCGAAATATCTGAATGATACCCGGGCCCGTCTGCTGGGACAGCCTGGTAAAGAAATCGTTGATGATGCGATTGAGTTTCTCCAGAAGAAAAATACGCAGCCCTTTTTCATGTATCTGGCGTTTGCCTGTCCTCACGATCCCAGGGTTGCCGATCAGGAATATATGGATCATTATGAACGGGAGGAGATTCCGTTGCCCGCAAATTATCTGCCTCTGCATCCTTTTAATAACGGAGAGCAGGTGGTGCGCGATGAACTGCTGGCCGGCTTCCCTCGGAGTAAAGCGGAAATTCGAAAACACCTTCATGATTACTATGCCGATATTACCGGTCTGGATCGTCATATCGGGCGACTGATAAAAGCCTTGAAAGAGAGCGGGGAGTACGACAATACAGTTATCATCTTTTCTTCCGACCATGGTCTGGCGGTAGGCAGCCACGGACTGATGGGGAAACAAAGTCTGTATGAGCATAGCATGAAGTCTCCGCTGATATTTTCAGGGCCGGGAATTCCACATGGTCAAAGTAACGCGCTGGTGTATCTTTACGATATTTTTCCCACGGTTTGTGAAATGGTCGGCACTGACATCCCGCAGGGACTGGATGCGGAAAGCATCTGGCCGGTGATGGCAGGTGAGAAATCGCAAATCAGGGAGACACTGTTTACCGCTTACAAAGACGTCCAACGTTCTGTCCGCGATGATCGCTGGAAACTGATCACCTATCCGCAGATTAATAAATCACAGTTATTCGATTTACAGAATGACCCTCAGGAAACCAGAGATTTATCCGGGCAGTCTGCCTGCCAGTCTCACACTGATCGTTTATGGGCAGCGATGCAGGACTGGCAGAAAAAGACAGGCGATTCCAGTCCGCTGGTATCAGAGACTCCGCAGGATGCCACTTTCAAAGCACCCACGCCAGCGGAACTTGAAAAAGTCAGGAAAAGCGGGCAGCCTAAGAAGAAAAAACGAAGCAGCAGTCCTCTCAAAAGAAGCAGTAACGATATGGTATCAGAAGATCGGGCACCGATTCGATTGGATCAATTTCTTAAATTTCAGGCGGCAGTCGGAACTGGCGGGCATGCCAAAGTGGTCATCCAGGGGGGAGAAGTGACGGTGAACGGCGTCGTAGAAACACGACGACGTAAACAGCTTGCACCCGGAGACATTGTCGGATACGCCGGTGAAGAATGGTGCGTCGAAATGATTGACGAGAATTGATTATCGTGTGCTGCTGCGGTGGATGTTGAAGATTCCACCAATGACAATCACACAGACCATCAAGAGTAGATAATCAGTCGCCGTTGCGTTCTGCCAGGCATTGAGCAGATAATCCATCCAGCCATCGATCCAGAGTTCCATCGAACGTCCCCCCGTTACTGGCCCGCAACAGTCTGTAAACTAATTAATTCTACAACCTGATTTGCTCAGTGCATGATCGAGTTAAAAATTAACGCGTTTACAAATATTCATGGTTGCGTTTTAGAAACGGGGAAGCTGTTGCAGTTCCTCGACCTCTCGGGCTGCCTCCTTGAGTTGAGAATCCTCAGGGATCAGTTTGTTTAACTGTTTTAAAGTGGCGTCTGCTTCTGTAACCAGGGAGTAAAACAGCTGCTGCTGAAGCAGTAACTTCAATAATTCTGGCTGATTGGGAATCAATGTATTCGCCCGTTCAAGCAGGTCGAGTGCTTTGCCCGGAACGCCGAATTCCTGATGCCACTCAGCTAGTGTCAGCACATCCTGTAAAGTGTCTGCGCTATTATGTTCAGATTTTACCTCATGATTTGTTTGGATGTTTTTGAACAGAATTTCAACTCTCTCTTCTCTTTCCAGCATTTTCAGGATCTCGGAAGCCTCCGATCCTCCTGATGTGACTGCGAGATTTAACTGCTCCACAGCAGCTGATTTATTGTTTTTCACAAGATGCACCTTAGCCAGCAGAGTGCAAAGCGCGGCATGGAATTCCGGCTGCAGTTCCCCTGCTTCAAGTGATTTGATCAGATACCGTTCCAGTTTATTTATCTGACAGTTGTTCCAGTACTGCGTGGCGGATTTCAGCTTCTTTTCCTCTGATTGATTCGTGGAATCAGATTGGTTTGAGTCAGTGTTATATTTGTCTGCCAATGCCTGTTGAGCGATATGAATTCCCTGGAGCAAATTTGTTCGAATCAGTTTCTGACCAGGCGTACTGAGAGCTACTTCAAATTCGTGAATTGCTTTTTCGTACTGTTTTGTTTTGATATAACTCCAGCCCAGCAGAAATGAGAGATTGACGTCTCTGATATTATTCTGTTGCAGCTTCCGGATAAATTCAATTTCTTCCTCATAGTGTCCGCTGTTAAACAGTTCTCCTGCGAGTCCTGACTGGAGGTAGGAGCGATGTGGAAATTTTTCGTAGGCCTTGCGCGCGAGTATAAGTGAGTCATCTGCAGAGTAATATTTTTCTCTAATGGTGCCACTTCGATTTGGTTCGATTTTGATTACCATTACTCCCTGCTCATCGTAAACCGGATTCAGATGATAAACCAGATCTTCATCCAGCAGATACCAGGAGAAAATCAGTCCATGATTTTTATTGAGAGTAACCAGGTAATTTGCATGAAATTGTTGAATTATCTGATGCAGCTTTTCGGCGGAAATCACATCAAAGAAAGCCAGTTTTTGATAACGCTGAGCTGTGGTCGCTGTTGCAGACTGACGAGCGATGATTCGGCTGTGGGCTTCTGAGTTCTGGTTGATCCACTGACCAGCGGCGGTCCAGTGACTGAATGAACTTCCCGGCATCTGGTGAGAATAAAAGTGTCTGGGATCAGACAGCATTTTCAGATTAGCGTGAATCAGCTGATAGTCTGTTTTTATCTGGATACTCACAAAATACAAGACGATCACCGAGCAGGCCCCGACTAAAGCCATCCGGAGTAATGGTCGAGAAAACTGAAAGTGATTTGCGAATGCGATATAACCTGCTGGTAAATATGCCAGTATGATCGGTATGAGAGGAAAGGTGAATCGCGGTTGCATCCATGGCCAGAGCGACAGTGCCGCCAGACTGAGAACCAGATATCCAAGAGCAATCATTCCCCCTTGTCGCCGGCAATTCAGCATGCCATACACTGAGATGAGAATTAACATCGCAGCCAGAAACAGATATAACCGTCCAGGACCCGGTAGATAGGAAATATTATCCAGGA is from Gimesia maris and encodes:
- the rlmN gene encoding 23S rRNA (adenine(2503)-C(2))-methyltransferase RlmN gives rise to the protein MLPSENEIPQTSASEVALLPLITDLTRDQLAQWCIEHESSSYRADQIRRWIFTKRVNDFDAMHDISKKFRDLLKENFRLFSTRIVKHQTSKDRTEKLLLALHDGHHVECVLMREPKRNTVCISTQVGCAMGCVFCASGLLGLTRNLTMGEILEQILRLDRIIGEEERISNIVVMGIGEPLANLSALIPALDTLNHKGGMGIGARKITVSTVGLPVKIRELADVNKSYILAVSLHAPNDTLRDQIVPTNNKIGIQKILDATDYYYVTTGRRVTFEYILLAGVNDSPAHAHELACLLKHRNAHVNLIPANGVEETGYKTPTTEDVDRFFMTLAKGGVNVTVRKRKGDDIDAACGQLRLNREKEKDLVQIQ
- a CDS encoding tetratricopeptide repeat protein, with protein sequence MPTRFRSATIRLLVALMLCGPALDLLHAQEARKEPDPTAGKTAIALNYCRASFYRIKKSGTKEVMFEEREKILNNLNLNGIGDEKVVKLYSAVLDEIGQVEIAEKEREYFKNKHKYQARQKVATNALALTTDVLTLQFGSAIRNGANSWWDYRNVEAQKDLDVWKVDKERMEAVISRSTLFLDTFWKLAQEKQIPDDWLIRDDDLETLDQAMQEQNPRVRLRILKRLERFMSHYPPYWYYVARTQQAQGQLFAASHTYTELANLGDGYFRRDDMLASGTANLAGIRDYLGQPDAAKMALKSQTYSSDVWEANLLCSRILQKYQQHDEAEEAILRNLDVDLETNQSSVALLSLYYATNDKTKMMAQLNQPKIVQAVPVPTLIQCAMFLGAERMPPVAASQIASSLYVYPQLHFGADDLVIASTGNWHLHMSNAELIMANKTYTRPRLAAGNNEVQARFERVAEFGNPFGTMNVAYSQPRLRLKYPDGSSLELKLSSAPQDRNQPDSGNLLTALKAPTGQHYRVVGAEIQGQTIAFNRNAIEDDGRRIVRQPLNSPAEAPQMSQSLPQPQLKPEQQQLQAQSAPKLPTLAVPDLSTPDLPAIPSSPPPIPALSFDLEADEVPAVQKKNKGTVVSFPAPPEETNVP
- a CDS encoding DegT/DnrJ/EryC1/StrS family aminotransferase — encoded protein: MTNNTPTPVPFINLVAQYQRIKSEVQEAVLKVFDDQAFVLGDEVAEFECDIAEYCDSRNAIGVASGTDALLLALMALEIGPGDEVITSPFTFFATGSCIARVGATPVFADIDPVSFNLCPESIESKITDRTKAIMPVHIFGQCADMEPIWRNAVRNGIPVIEDAAQAIGAEYRGRRAGVLGTVGCFSFFPTKNLGGAGDGGLVTTDDPDLATRIRRLRVHGDLGGYQHAEVGINSRLDALQAAVLRVKLRHLDKWTTERQENARRYNALFRHYQLLDCVEPPTVLPDRRHVYNQYSVRVKGGQRDKVLQDLREKQIGCAIYYPRPLHLQQCFEYLGCKPGDLPQTELVTSECLALPIFSELTEVQQETVVRGIAQSLGRLSSPQFPTLYSDTPQISKAA
- a CDS encoding ferredoxin family protein yields the protein MAHVVTEACFNCKYTDCVVVCPVECFYEGESMVYINPDECIDCEACVPECPVEAIFHEDNVPEKWQEYTQINADKSQELPVITEKKEPLADS
- a CDS encoding dihydrodipicolinate synthase family protein, which codes for MPEAAPPVVYDPVSMIKPKRKITGISAVLLPYLESGEIDRDSLSAHISRTADVGITPAVNMDTGYVNLIEEPTFIEVLKVTQQTLNGGPFVAGAFVADQPGASFDAAGYQRKIDLIQSHGGIPVIFQSFGLVEQSPDQIVAAYQTIAANTDRFIGFELTRDLAPFGSVYDLDTYEALMEIPQCIGAKHSSFHREPEWERLQLRDAKRPDFKVFTGNDFGIDMIQYGSDYLLGLSTFAPDLFARRDAFWEAGDPAFYELNDQLQYLGYFTFRSPSPAYKHSAAQFLHLRGWIKTNKTHPNSPTRPESDIEVLRELGQRLNVIN
- a CDS encoding sulfatase-like hydrolase/transferase; the protein is MRFRHRDSFALLFILCFTVLSSNTLVAAEKQKPNVLFLFTDDQRADTIHALGNPLIKTPHLDQLVQSGFVFNNAYCLGSNSGAVCVCSRNMLLSGRTYFRWTGRYASAEKPNFPDSMKAAGYYTYHHGKKGNTAAEIHKRFDQSKYLNDTRARLLGQPGKEIVDDAIEFLQKKNTQPFFMYLAFACPHDPRVADQEYMDHYEREEIPLPANYLPLHPFNNGEQVVRDELLAGFPRSKAEIRKHLHDYYADITGLDRHIGRLIKALKESGEYDNTVIIFSSDHGLAVGSHGLMGKQSLYEHSMKSPLIFSGPGIPHGQSNALVYLYDIFPTVCEMVGTDIPQGLDAESIWPVMAGEKSQIRETLFTAYKDVQRSVRDDRWKLITYPQINKSQLFDLQNDPQETRDLSGQSACQSHTDRLWAAMQDWQKKTGDSSPLVSETPQDATFKAPTPAELEKVRKSGQPKKKKRSSSPLKRSSNDMVSEDRAPIRLDQFLKFQAAVGTGGHAKVVIQGGEVTVNGVVETRRRKQLAPGDIVGYAGEEWCVEMIDEN
- a CDS encoding tetratricopeptide repeat protein, which encodes MNALAQPVPRLHKYSILLLLVIFSGMILARWNQLYFYTPDSGRYVTMATSLVNGTGYREIDTPGEPLYSHRPPGMSVLLAPAALIAPYNVLLAKATVWLSSLALLAMLYLYIISLLKPETDQSTTVKTGTYWTALIITGLLAVNPYTLFFSTLVMSEIPFMACSLAILYVVALQPDHPGRGQLIIFTILIIFLPFLRTIGILMILSAGIWAVFRKARWPWLIGVSGSILASGLWMVRNASTGKSGYTSIALGELQSQGIAGTLIRMIQRITSHYDHLSQQLLPNMPESQPRYSALILDNISYLPGPGRLYLFLAAMLILISVYGMLNCRRQGGMIALGYLVLSLAALSLWPWMQPRFTFPLIPIILAYLPAGYIAFANHFQFSRPLLRMALVGACSVIVLYFVSIQIKTDYQLIHANLKMLSDPRHFYSHQMPGSSFSHWTAAGQWINQNSEAHSRIIARQSATATTAQRYQKLAFFDVISAEKLHQIIQQFHANYLVTLNKNHGLIFSWYLLDEDLVYHLNPVYDEQGVMVIKIEPNRSGTIREKYYSADDSLILARKAYEKFPHRSYLQSGLAGELFNSGHYEEEIEFIRKLQQNNIRDVNLSFLLGWSYIKTKQYEKAIHEFEVALSTPGQKLIRTNLLQGIHIAQQALADKYNTDSNQSDSTNQSEEKKLKSATQYWNNCQINKLERYLIKSLEAGELQPEFHAALCTLLAKVHLVKNNKSAAVEQLNLAVTSGGSEASEILKMLEREERVEILFKNIQTNHEVKSEHNSADTLQDVLTLAEWHQEFGVPGKALDLLERANTLIPNQPELLKLLLQQQLFYSLVTEADATLKQLNKLIPEDSQLKEAAREVEELQQLPRF